From one Syntrophorhabdaceae bacterium genomic stretch:
- a CDS encoding calcium-binding protein yields the protein MAKKKPRQNKGREQRIEMEIIVDAYGPEEQSMGWYYYLEEKLQFPFTAVCSARRAISPLQIKDEVDILRMAPEEECEKEMFVMMRWKKDGLAVPLSQLTPINCTDEQTRQAVEDWQYWVQMG from the coding sequence ATGGCCAAGAAAAAGCCCAGGCAGAATAAGGGCCGAGAGCAACGTATAGAGATGGAGATCATCGTCGATGCTTACGGCCCTGAAGAACAATCGATGGGATGGTACTATTACCTCGAAGAGAAGCTTCAGTTTCCATTTACTGCAGTTTGCAGCGCAAGGCGTGCCATCTCGCCATTGCAGATTAAAGACGAGGTTGACATCCTTAGGATGGCTCCTGAAGAGGAGTGCGAGAAAGAAATGTTCGTTATGATGCGATGGAAGAAGGATGGCTTGGCGGTTCCACTGTCCCAACTCACCCCCATCAATTGCACGGATGAACAAACCAGGCAAGCCGTCGAGGATTGGCAATATTGGGTGCAGATGGGGTAA